The DNA region GAAGACGATCGTGGCGGTGAACAAGGACGCGGAGGCGCCGATCTTCGATCTGGTGGACTTCGGGGTGGTGGGTGACCTGTTCCAGGTGGTCCCGCAGCTGACCGAGGAGATCACCGCCCGCAAGGGCTGACCCCACAACACGCCACCCGGGCACACCACCGCCCGTGTGCCGCACGGCCCCCGTACGCCTCCCGGCGCACGGGGGCCGCGGCATGTCGCCGAATCCGCCCGCGGCCAGTTGACCCGCCTCCGGGCCCCGGCTAGCGTCCGCTTCAACGAACTGTTGAAGTTCTTGAGAGGCGGAGGCACCCATGGCCCAGGCGGGCGGCACCACGCTGGCGGATTCCGTACGCGAACGGCTCGGCGCGGCGCTCGCCGCCACCGACGCCGAACTGGCCCGCCGCTACCCCGGCGAGCCGCCCACCCGGCAGCCCGTGCACACCGTCTACGTGCCGGCCGACGTCTACACCGCCGCCACCGTGCGCTCCTGGGGCGACCAGGCGCTCGCCGCGCTCGACGCGCACGCGCCCGACGCCGCGGCCCTCGCCGCCGTGCTCGGCCTGCCCGACGCCCTCGCCGCCGAGGTCCACGACCGGATGCGCGCCAAGCTGCGCCGCGAGCCCGTCGAGGACCTGCGCATCGACTTCGAGGACGGCTACGGCCACCGCCCCGACGCCGACGAGGACGCCGCGGCCCTCGCCGCCGCCCACGCGGTGGCCGCGACGAGCGCCGACGGCACCGCGCCGCCGTACGTCGGCATCCGTCTGAAGAGCATGGAGGCGGCCGTCCGCGACCGGGGCATCCGGACCCTCGACCTCTTCCTGACCGCCCTGCTCGACCACGGCGGCCTGCCCGGCGGGCTCACCCTGACGCTGCCCAAGGTCAGCTTCCCCGCCCAGGTGGCCGCGATGGCTGAGCTGTGCGCGCAGTTCGAGCAGGCCGCCGGCCTGCCCGAGGGGCGGATCGGCTTCGAGATCCAGATCGAGACCCCGCAGGCCGTGATCGGCCCCGGCGGTACCGCGACCGTGCCGCTGCTCATCGACGCCGCGCGGGGGCGCGCCACCGCACTGCACTACGGCACCTACGACTACAGCGCGGCCTGCGGCGTCGGCGCCGCCCACCAGTCGCTCGACCACCCCGCCGCCGACCACGCCAAGGCCGTCATGCAGGTCGCCGCCGCCGGGACCGGCGTACGGCTGTCCGACGGCTCCACCAACGTCCTGCCGATCGGGCCCGCGCGACAGGTGCACGCGGCCTGGCGACTGCACTACGGCCTGGTGCGGCGCTCCCTGGCCCGCGCGTACTACCAGGGCTGGGACATGCACCCCGGCCACCTGCCGACCCGCTACGCCGCCGTCTACGCCTTCCACCGCGAGGGCCTGCCCGCCGCCGCGGCGCGCCTGGCGGCCTACGTCGCCAGGACCGCGGGCGACGTCATGGACGAGCCCGCCACCGCCCGCGCCCTCAGCGACCAGCTGCTGCGCGGCCTGGACTGCGGCGCGGTGGACGCCGCCGAGGTCGCCGCCGCGACCGGACTCGACCGGGCCGCCCTGGACGACCTGGCCGGCCGCCGGACCGCCTCCCGGCCCGCCGCCGCCCGCGCCGACGGCCGGTGAGCCGCAGGCCGGCCGGTCGCGGACCGGCGGCCCCTGGATCGACGGCCCCTGGACCGGTGCCGTGTGGACCGGTGCCCTGTGGACCGGTGAGGGCGCGGCCGGTCAGACGGCGGCCCGCCCCCTCACTCCGCCGGCGGGATCTCGCCCGAGCCGCGGGCGATCAGCCGCGCCGGCAGCTCGGTGCGGGTCGGGGCGTCGGTGGTGAGGCCGTCCAGCCGCCGGAAGAGCAGCTGCGCCGCGGTGCGGCCGAGGCCGGGGGAGTCCTGCGCGACCACCGTCACCGCCGGGTTGAGCAGGTCGGCCAGCTCGAAGTCGTCGAAGCCGACCAGGGCGACCGGGCGCGGCCTGCCCGACAGCACCCGCACCGCGGTGACCGTGACGCGGTTGTTGCCGGCGAACAGCGCGGTCACCGGCTCGGGTCCGCTGAGCATCGAGTTGAGCACCGCGCGCACCCGGTCCGGGGTCGTCGGCCCCATCGCGTACCACTCCGGCCGGACGTCGATGCCGGCGGCGGCCATCGCCTCGCGGTAGCCGCGCAGCCGCTCGCTCGCGGTGTGGATGCCCGGCTGGTCGCCGATGAAGCCGATCCTGCGATGGCCGTGGGCGATGAGGTGCGCGACGCCGTCCCTGGTGCCGCCCGCATTGTCGGTCAGCACCACGTCCGCGTCCACCCGGCCGGCCGGGCGGTCGACGAACACCGTGGCCACCCCCGCGTCCATCTCCGGCACCAGATACCGGTGGTCCTCGCTGGCGGGCACCACCACCAGGCCGTCCACCCGGCGCGCGCAGAACGCCAGCACCAGCTCCTGCTCGCGCCGCGGGTCCTCCGCGCTGGAACCGGTGAACAGCAGTGCGCCGTGCGAGCGCGCCACGTCCTCCACCGCGCGGCTCAGCGGCGCGTAGAAGGGGTCGGCGAGGTCCTCGAGCACCAGCCCGACACTGGAGGTGCGCCGGGTGCGCAGCAGGCGGGCGCTGTCGTTGCGCCGGAAGCCGAGCGCGTCGATGGCCGCCTGGACCCGGGCGACGGTGTCGGGGGTGACGCCCGGCTCCTCGTTCACCACACGGGACACCGTCTTGAGTCCGACGCCCGCGCGGGCGGCGACATCCTTCATGGTGGGCCGGGGGGTACGTCCAGGTGTTTGGGTCACGATCGTAGTATTCCCTGCGGCAAGAGATGGACAACGTTGTCAGGGACAGGCGAGACTACTCCTGGGTTTTCCACTGGGGAACCCTGGCGGTACGAAACCGCTTACCGGCATGTTTTCCGCGGTATGCCAGCGGCTACAGACGGATGACGGAAGAAGGAGAACCCCGAGCGATGCACCCCCACGGCGCGACCGGTCCACTCGTGGCCGCATTGGACATCGGCGGCACGAAGATCGCCGGGGCGCTCGTCGACGCCGAAGGGCAACTCCTGGTCAGAGCGCTGCGGCCGACGCCGGTGACGCCGGACGGCGAGACCGTGCTCGGCGCGGTCACCGAGGTGCTGGACGAGCTGCGGGCCGCGCCGGTGTGGCCGGCCACGATCGCGGTCGGGATCGGCAGCGCGGGCCCGGTGGACGCCCAGCACGGCACGGTCAGCCCGGTCAACGTGCCCGGCTGGCGCGACTTCCCCCTCGTCTCCCGGATCGAGCACGCCTCCGGCGGGCTGCCGGTGGCGCTCACCGGCGACGGCGTCGCCATGACCGCGGCCGAGCACTGGCAGGGCGCGGCGCGCGGCTACGACAACGCGCTGTGCATGGTCGTCTCCACCGGGGTCGGCGGCGGTCTG from Actinacidiphila sp. DG2A-62 includes:
- a CDS encoding DUF6986 family protein, with the protein product MAQAGGTTLADSVRERLGAALAATDAELARRYPGEPPTRQPVHTVYVPADVYTAATVRSWGDQALAALDAHAPDAAALAAVLGLPDALAAEVHDRMRAKLRREPVEDLRIDFEDGYGHRPDADEDAAALAAAHAVAATSADGTAPPYVGIRLKSMEAAVRDRGIRTLDLFLTALLDHGGLPGGLTLTLPKVSFPAQVAAMAELCAQFEQAAGLPEGRIGFEIQIETPQAVIGPGGTATVPLLIDAARGRATALHYGTYDYSAACGVGAAHQSLDHPAADHAKAVMQVAAAGTGVRLSDGSTNVLPIGPARQVHAAWRLHYGLVRRSLARAYYQGWDMHPGHLPTRYAAVYAFHREGLPAAAARLAAYVARTAGDVMDEPATARALSDQLLRGLDCGAVDAAEVAAATGLDRAALDDLAGRRTASRPAAARADGR
- a CDS encoding LacI family DNA-binding transcriptional regulator, producing the protein MKDVAARAGVGLKTVSRVVNEEPGVTPDTVARVQAAIDALGFRRNDSARLLRTRRTSSVGLVLEDLADPFYAPLSRAVEDVARSHGALLFTGSSAEDPRREQELVLAFCARRVDGLVVVPASEDHRYLVPEMDAGVATVFVDRPAGRVDADVVLTDNAGGTRDGVAHLIAHGHRRIGFIGDQPGIHTASERLRGYREAMAAAGIDVRPEWYAMGPTTPDRVRAVLNSMLSGPEPVTALFAGNNRVTVTAVRVLSGRPRPVALVGFDDFELADLLNPAVTVVAQDSPGLGRTAAQLLFRRLDGLTTDAPTRTELPARLIARGSGEIPPAE